The following proteins are encoded in a genomic region of Sulfurovum indicum:
- a CDS encoding bifunctional riboflavin kinase/FAD synthetase, with protein MYSNSIKSIAIGSFDGIHIAHKALIDRAEAVVVIERNGGYLTPGYKRTFYTDKPCYFYHFDKIRSLTPEAFVAKLEEDFPALEKIVVGYDFSFGKEKVGDVSVLTDLFHKEVVIIPEITYDGTSVHSRTIRQYLREGNIMMVNHLLGRKYRIDGQRVSGQGIGEKSLVPTLNLRVIHYQLPTEGVYATRTKVGGKWFKSVTFLGYRATTDGSFAVETHILDQALEYDINGDIWVEFHAFIRENQKFDTLKELKLQIFEDIEVGKKLLEGFC; from the coding sequence ATGTATTCAAACAGCATAAAATCTATTGCCATCGGATCGTTCGACGGTATTCATATTGCACATAAAGCACTCATTGATCGTGCCGAAGCAGTTGTGGTCATTGAACGAAATGGCGGGTATCTGACACCGGGATACAAGCGTACGTTCTATACTGATAAACCTTGCTATTTCTACCATTTTGACAAGATACGCTCACTTACCCCTGAAGCGTTTGTGGCAAAACTGGAAGAGGATTTTCCTGCTTTGGAAAAGATTGTGGTAGGATATGACTTCTCCTTTGGTAAAGAGAAGGTAGGAGATGTATCGGTTTTGACGGACCTTTTCCACAAAGAAGTAGTGATCATACCGGAGATTACCTATGATGGGACCTCTGTGCATTCACGTACGATCAGACAATATCTCAGAGAAGGCAATATTATGATGGTGAATCATCTTCTCGGAAGAAAATACCGGATTGACGGCCAAAGAGTATCCGGTCAGGGTATCGGTGAAAAATCACTGGTACCGACACTTAATTTGAGGGTGATACACTACCAGCTTCCGACGGAAGGGGTTTATGCTACCCGCACAAAAGTTGGAGGAAAATGGTTCAAGAGTGTGACATTTCTCGGATATCGTGCAACAACGGATGGCTCATTTGCTGTAGAAACTCATATATTAGATCAGGCACTGGAGTATGATATCAATGGAGATATATGGGTAGAGTTTCATGCATTTATACGAGAGAATCAGAAATTTGATACACTAAAAGAGTTAAAGCTGCAGATATTTGAAGATATTGAAGTAGGTAAAAAACTCTTAGAGGGGTTCTGTTAG
- the tlyA gene encoding 23S rRNA (cytidine-2'-O)-methyltransferase TlyA: protein MRLDKYLVEEGYFESRNRALEAIKAGRVTVNGKKAKPSAGIDENSVVEVAEEKFYVSRAARKLESFFSEYPLDLQGKRALDIGSSTGGFAQIVLENGVASLDCVDVGSDQLHISLRKEERISLHEATDIREFQSERSFELITCDVSFISILQIISDIDRLAQSRTDIIILYKPQFEVGKEVKRDSKGVVRDLDAISRRRETFEAETAKLGWELQYQSESKVAGKEGNLEYLYHFVKVRN, encoded by the coding sequence ATGAGATTGGATAAATATTTGGTAGAAGAGGGTTATTTTGAGAGCCGTAACCGTGCTTTAGAGGCTATTAAAGCAGGGAGGGTGACAGTGAACGGGAAAAAAGCAAAACCTTCAGCCGGGATCGATGAGAACTCTGTCGTGGAAGTAGCCGAAGAAAAATTCTATGTTAGCCGTGCGGCACGTAAGCTGGAGAGTTTTTTCTCGGAATATCCACTTGATCTGCAGGGTAAGCGCGCACTCGATATCGGTTCGAGTACAGGAGGATTCGCACAGATTGTTCTGGAGAATGGGGTAGCTTCACTTGACTGTGTAGATGTCGGGAGTGACCAGTTGCACATCTCTTTGAGGAAGGAGGAGAGGATATCTCTGCATGAAGCGACAGATATTCGTGAATTTCAGAGTGAAAGGTCTTTTGAACTGATTACCTGTGATGTCTCTTTTATCTCTATTTTACAGATCATCTCCGATATTGACCGTTTAGCACAAAGCCGAACCGATATCATCATTCTTTACAAACCGCAGTTTGAAGTGGGTAAAGAGGTAAAGCGTGACAGTAAAGGAGTTGTTCGGGATCTCGATGCTATTTCCAGACGTAGAGAGACATTTGAGGCAGAAACAGCAAAGCTTGGCTGGGAGCTTCAGTACCAAAGCGAGTCAAAAGTAGCAGGCAAAGAGGGTAATCTGGAGTATCTGTACCACTTTGTGAAAGTCAGAAATTAA
- the ligA gene encoding NAD-dependent DNA ligase LigA has protein sequence MTQEQYNNSVDLLKKWAHAYYVEDNPVASDDEYDRLYHEVLDYETAHPEHLREDSPTQRVGGVVREEFTKARHIRRMWSMEDVFTKDEVREWLERVEKNVGRCEYFCEPKFDGASMNLLYEEGKLKRAITRGDGVVGEEVTDNVRTIRSVPLSIEYKGLIEIRGEVVIRKDDFEAINRERLEEGETPFANPRNAAAGSLRQLDSSITAKRRLVFYPWGIGENTLSQTKLSEKMDFIYAQGFLKPPYSKECTTLEEIEIFYQFLISKRDEIPMMMDGMVIKVDEIEKQEELGYTVKFPKWMCAYKFPAIEKVTKLLDITLQVGRTGVITPVAEIEPVNIEGAIVSRATLHNFDEIERKDIRIGDYVIIIRSGDVIPKIIKVLEDRRTGEEIPVKRPTYCPTCGSELLDEGALIKCQNLECPDRVVNSIIHFAKKGCMDIDGLGSKIVEQLVKEGKIHDILDLYRLTYEDLADLEGFKEKKINNLLGAIAATKGAPLHRLISAMGIEHIGEVASKALALEFGLDIVDATFDEIVAIDGIGEEMANSLLEFMRVNREKVLKLFEVVQPTVEEKVEAEENPFKGKSVVLTGTMSESRGKIKELLESRGAKVSSSVSKKTDYVIYGEDAGSKLTKAESLGVTTLTEDEMRKML, from the coding sequence ATGACACAAGAACAATACAATAACAGTGTAGATCTTTTGAAAAAGTGGGCACATGCCTACTATGTAGAGGATAATCCTGTAGCGAGTGATGATGAGTATGACAGGCTTTATCATGAAGTACTGGATTATGAAACAGCACATCCTGAGCATCTGCGTGAAGACTCCCCGACACAACGTGTGGGCGGAGTGGTACGTGAAGAGTTTACCAAAGCCAGACATATTAGGCGTATGTGGAGTATGGAGGATGTCTTTACCAAGGATGAGGTACGCGAATGGCTGGAACGTGTTGAGAAGAATGTCGGCAGATGTGAGTATTTCTGCGAGCCTAAATTTGATGGTGCAAGTATGAATCTCCTGTATGAGGAGGGGAAGCTGAAACGTGCTATTACCCGTGGAGACGGAGTGGTTGGTGAAGAGGTAACGGACAATGTGCGTACCATCCGCTCTGTTCCTCTGAGCATAGAGTATAAGGGGCTTATCGAAATACGCGGGGAAGTAGTGATTCGAAAAGATGACTTCGAGGCAATCAACCGGGAACGTCTCGAAGAGGGGGAAACTCCTTTCGCCAATCCAAGAAATGCAGCAGCAGGGAGTTTAAGACAGTTGGACTCTTCTATTACAGCCAAAAGAAGACTGGTTTTTTATCCTTGGGGGATTGGTGAGAATACTCTGTCTCAGACAAAGCTTTCGGAAAAAATGGATTTTATCTATGCACAAGGATTTTTGAAACCGCCCTACAGTAAAGAGTGTACTACACTGGAGGAGATAGAGATATTTTACCAATTCCTCATCTCAAAACGTGATGAGATACCTATGATGATGGATGGGATGGTCATCAAAGTTGACGAGATAGAAAAACAGGAGGAGCTTGGTTATACGGTGAAGTTCCCCAAATGGATGTGTGCCTACAAGTTTCCGGCTATTGAAAAGGTGACAAAGCTGCTGGATATTACCTTGCAGGTAGGGCGTACAGGAGTCATCACGCCTGTAGCAGAAATTGAGCCGGTCAATATTGAAGGGGCGATAGTAAGCCGTGCGACATTGCATAACTTTGATGAAATAGAGCGTAAAGATATTCGTATAGGTGATTATGTGATCATCATTCGAAGCGGTGATGTCATTCCCAAGATCATCAAAGTACTGGAGGATAGAAGAACAGGTGAAGAGATACCGGTAAAGAGGCCGACGTACTGTCCTACCTGTGGCTCGGAACTGCTTGATGAAGGAGCACTTATCAAGTGTCAGAACCTTGAATGTCCCGACCGTGTGGTTAACTCCATCATCCATTTTGCAAAAAAAGGCTGTATGGATATTGACGGGCTTGGAAGTAAAATTGTCGAACAGCTGGTCAAGGAGGGGAAGATACACGATATTCTTGACCTGTACAGACTGACTTATGAGGATCTTGCCGACCTTGAAGGCTTTAAAGAGAAAAAGATCAACAACCTGCTGGGCGCTATTGCTGCGACCAAAGGTGCACCACTGCACCGGCTCATTTCGGCCATGGGTATTGAACATATTGGAGAAGTGGCAAGTAAAGCATTGGCACTGGAGTTTGGACTGGATATTGTTGACGCAACTTTTGATGAGATTGTTGCTATTGACGGTATCGGTGAAGAGATGGCCAATTCATTGCTGGAGTTTATGCGGGTCAACAGAGAGAAGGTACTGAAACTCTTTGAAGTAGTACAGCCAACTGTAGAAGAGAAGGTCGAAGCGGAGGAGAATCCGTTTAAAGGAAAGAGTGTGGTATTGACCGGAACAATGAGTGAGAGCCGGGGAAAAATAAAAGAGCTTCTTGAAAGTCGCGGTGCAAAAGTCAGCAGTTCAGTCAGTAAGAAAACGGACTATGTGATCTATGGTGAGGATGCAGGAAGCAAATTGACCAAAGCAGAGAGCCTGGGGGTGACTACACTTACAGAAGATGAGATGAGGAAAATGCTGTAA
- the folP gene encoding dihydropteroate synthase — translation MKLYRLGTVTDKKAALKALGVESGGIEIMVKKMELLYFYIKELKTPAANILKQDALSIGAELAVPGGVILCEQPTYDCILIGTRKHMEILSRKELAQPFGLKTVAQELQKFLSPKIFPLQIMGIINANEDSFYAGSRFVAEDAIVRIEKMIEEGADIIDIGAVSSRPGSETVSESVELERIKPICDLIIRNRLDERVTFSVDSYTPSVVEYALRSGFTIVNDITGADNREIVKLVLEHDAKLCIMHMQGSPKTMQKNPHYEDVTAEVSTFFEERIEKCEAMGMKREDIILDVGIGFGKTLEHNLTLIRNMEHFTHFGCEVLVGASRKSMIDKIIPAPTEARLPGTLAIHLKAVEEGANIVRCHDVAEHRQAMAVWEVLRQ, via the coding sequence ATGAAACTTTACAGACTTGGAACAGTTACTGATAAAAAAGCAGCACTTAAAGCACTTGGTGTAGAGAGTGGGGGTATAGAGATCATGGTAAAGAAGATGGAGCTTCTTTACTTCTACATCAAGGAGCTTAAAACACCTGCTGCGAATATTCTTAAGCAGGATGCATTGAGTATCGGGGCAGAGCTTGCGGTTCCCGGAGGAGTGATTCTTTGTGAACAACCTACGTATGACTGTATCCTGATTGGTACACGCAAACATATGGAGATACTTTCCCGTAAAGAGCTTGCACAGCCTTTTGGTCTGAAAACAGTTGCTCAGGAACTTCAAAAGTTTCTCTCTCCCAAGATTTTTCCTCTGCAGATCATGGGGATCATCAATGCCAATGAGGACAGCTTTTATGCCGGCAGCCGTTTTGTGGCAGAGGATGCTATTGTACGTATCGAGAAAATGATAGAAGAGGGTGCTGATATTATTGATATCGGTGCGGTCTCCTCTCGTCCGGGTTCAGAGACGGTCAGTGAATCTGTCGAACTGGAACGGATCAAGCCTATCTGTGATCTGATCATCCGAAACAGGCTTGATGAGAGAGTAACATTCAGTGTTGACAGTTATACTCCTTCTGTAGTGGAGTATGCACTGAGAAGCGGTTTTACGATAGTGAATGATATTACCGGAGCGGACAACAGGGAAATTGTCAAGCTGGTGCTTGAACATGATGCCAAACTTTGTATTATGCATATGCAGGGGTCACCGAAAACGATGCAAAAAAATCCACACTACGAAGATGTGACGGCAGAGGTAAGTACATTTTTTGAAGAACGCATTGAAAAATGTGAAGCTATGGGTATGAAACGTGAGGATATTATTCTGGATGTAGGGATCGGTTTTGGAAAAACACTGGAGCATAATCTGACACTCATTAGAAATATGGAGCACTTTACACATTTTGGATGTGAAGTACTGGTGGGTGCAAGCAGAAAGTCGATGATAGACAAGATTATTCCTGCACCAACAGAAGCAAGACTTCCCGGTACATTGGCAATCCACCTTAAAGCAGTGGAAGAGGGAGCGAATATTGTGCGTTGTCATGATGTGGCAGAGCACAGGCAGGCTATGGCCGTTTGGGAAGTACTGCGGCAATGA
- a CDS encoding DUF805 domain-containing protein, giving the protein MLNVYFGEWGEGRLKRLPYLGYHILLMVLMFSVIFGIVLAVGASVNLLDTDLMSAQAFMFEKFGLLAIICTLLFLLSGMVAQVNILAKRVRDMGLPAFWTILGMIAVSMLLNILFPAQQMEVNTAVVSTAEGTSAALAANATEASIVVHLFDLAVFLCLILIPSDTFNKRG; this is encoded by the coding sequence ATGTTAAACGTCTATTTTGGTGAGTGGGGTGAGGGAAGATTGAAACGTCTTCCCTATCTGGGGTATCATATTCTACTGATGGTATTGATGTTTTCCGTAATATTCGGAATAGTCCTGGCAGTCGGTGCTTCAGTCAATTTACTGGATACAGACCTGATGTCAGCTCAGGCTTTTATGTTTGAAAAGTTTGGTCTCCTTGCAATTATATGTACACTGTTGTTTCTCTTAAGCGGTATGGTAGCACAAGTGAATATTCTGGCAAAACGTGTCAGAGACATGGGCCTGCCCGCATTCTGGACCATATTGGGCATGATAGCGGTTTCCATGCTGCTTAATATTCTTTTCCCTGCACAGCAGATGGAAGTGAATACGGCAGTGGTCTCGACAGCTGAAGGCACTTCTGCAGCACTTGCAGCCAATGCTACCGAGGCAAGTATAGTAGTACATCTGTTTGATCTGGCAGTTTTTCTCTGTCTGATCTTGATTCCGAGTGATACTTTCAATAAACGCGGTTAG
- a CDS encoding DNA polymerase III subunit delta' — MKLTSQVLISSNILHTIEILKSLQKSERFVEIVKLDPKDDTFKVEDAKLAIEKAYMASEETTVIILAARSFSPIVQNKLLKVIEEPPPKKEFILITQSKATILATIRSRLPVKVLSEEVEEEALGLDVGQLGLGNVYDFIQAHKRTETKKMKQLIECIGKEAIRSEQFDLDEKTLTLFSNAFIALDVGSPPQFVLTTLLLKLLARKKR; from the coding sequence GTGAAATTGACAAGCCAGGTGCTTATCAGCAGTAATATCCTCCATACAATTGAAATACTGAAATCTTTGCAAAAGAGTGAGCGTTTTGTAGAGATAGTCAAGCTCGACCCAAAAGATGATACCTTCAAAGTTGAAGATGCCAAACTTGCCATAGAAAAAGCCTATATGGCCAGCGAAGAGACGACAGTGATCATCCTGGCAGCCAGGAGCTTCTCTCCCATTGTGCAGAACAAACTCTTAAAAGTGATTGAAGAGCCGCCCCCTAAAAAAGAGTTTATTCTTATTACACAGAGTAAGGCAACTATTCTTGCTACAATCCGTTCCCGTCTTCCTGTCAAGGTGCTTTCAGAAGAGGTCGAAGAAGAAGCACTGGGGCTGGATGTAGGGCAACTGGGACTGGGAAATGTATATGATTTTATTCAGGCACATAAGCGGACTGAGACAAAAAAAATGAAGCAGCTTATCGAATGTATCGGAAAAGAAGCAATACGTTCAGAGCAATTTGATCTTGATGAGAAAACATTGACACTTTTTTCCAATGCATTCATTGCACTGGACGTCGGTTCTCCTCCGCAATTTGTGTTGACGACACTGCTGCTTAAATTGTTGGCAAGAAAAAAACGCTGA
- a CDS encoding HobA family DNA replication regulator gives MQQLLKWTLETIRDEDCFSWMEEYRYEWAPLAKNAVSQILEGKSVLLLTDVPRKWFGRYILENVNVLQKSRPLLPVFPMEEMVPGIGTFSSTQELQLLEDMLDISYPNGYFIWYIGKGDHPFTKFAYRCNDSFLWIMDEEVENSFLLRSSDEMLDIKLLQLYKLFDKTLSEALFGDLDLES, from the coding sequence ATGCAGCAACTCTTAAAGTGGACACTGGAAACCATTCGTGATGAAGATTGTTTTTCATGGATGGAAGAGTACCGCTATGAGTGGGCACCTCTGGCCAAGAATGCTGTAAGTCAGATACTGGAGGGGAAAAGTGTTCTGTTATTGACCGATGTTCCCCGAAAATGGTTTGGCAGGTATATCCTTGAGAATGTCAATGTATTGCAGAAGAGCCGACCGCTTTTACCAGTCTTTCCGATGGAAGAGATGGTCCCGGGTATCGGTACATTCTCTTCAACACAGGAGCTGCAGCTGCTTGAAGATATGCTCGACATCTCTTATCCGAACGGATATTTTATCTGGTATATCGGAAAGGGCGATCACCCTTTTACCAAATTCGCCTACCGTTGTAATGACAGTTTTCTCTGGATCATGGATGAAGAGGTAGAGAACAGTTTTCTACTTCGCAGCAGTGATGAGATGCTTGATATAAAGCTGCTGCAGCTCTACAAGCTTTTTGACAAGACACTTTCTGAAGCACTCTTTGGAGACCTTGATCTTGAGTCCTGA
- a CDS encoding aspartate kinase, producing MLVVQKYGGTSVGDLDRIENVANRVAKARDEGKDLVVVVSAMSGETNKLISYAEHFTKNPAKKEMDMLLSSGERVTAALLSIALQSKGYDAVAMTGRQAGIVTDDLHTYARIESINPAAMQNAIDQGKIVIVAGFQGVNKDGSVTTLGRGGSDLSAVALAGALKADQCEIYSDVDGIYTTDPRIEPNAKKLDIISYDEMLEMSSLGAKVLQNRSVELAKKLGVRLYAKSSFTDNEGTLITEESNIMEAVLVSGVVLDKNQARVTLRGVSDRPGIAAEIFTALADANINVDMIIQNVGTDGSTNLGFTVPQSELENAKRLMESFDHDIGGMDYDEHVCKVSVVGVGMKSHSGVAATAFKALAANNINIQMISTSEIKVSMIIDEKYGELAIRTLHEAYELDK from the coding sequence ATGTTAGTAGTACAGAAATACGGTGGTACAAGTGTCGGAGATTTGGATCGTATAGAAAATGTTGCCAACCGTGTAGCTAAAGCCAGAGATGAAGGGAAGGATTTGGTTGTGGTTGTTTCGGCGATGAGCGGGGAGACGAACAAGCTCATCAGTTATGCCGAACATTTTACAAAAAATCCTGCAAAAAAAGAGATGGATATGCTGCTCAGTTCGGGTGAACGTGTAACAGCAGCATTACTCTCTATTGCACTTCAGTCCAAGGGATATGATGCTGTAGCGATGACAGGTCGGCAGGCAGGGATCGTAACAGATGATCTCCATACTTATGCACGTATTGAATCGATCAATCCTGCAGCGATGCAGAATGCGATCGATCAAGGCAAGATCGTGATTGTTGCCGGTTTTCAGGGAGTTAACAAAGATGGTTCGGTCACTACGCTGGGACGCGGAGGGTCCGATCTTTCTGCAGTAGCACTTGCGGGTGCGTTGAAAGCAGACCAGTGTGAGATCTATTCGGATGTGGACGGTATCTATACGACCGATCCCCGCATTGAGCCCAATGCAAAAAAGCTGGATATCATCTCTTATGATGAGATGCTTGAGATGTCAAGTCTTGGAGCAAAGGTTTTACAGAACCGTTCTGTTGAATTGGCAAAGAAGCTGGGTGTCAGGCTCTATGCAAAGAGCAGCTTTACAGACAATGAAGGAACATTAATCACAGAGGAGAGTAATATTATGGAAGCGGTTTTGGTAAGCGGTGTGGTTCTGGACAAGAACCAGGCAAGAGTGACACTTAGAGGGGTTTCGGACAGACCGGGCATTGCTGCAGAGATTTTTACGGCATTGGCTGATGCGAATATCAATGTTGATATGATCATACAGAATGTTGGTACGGACGGCTCGACCAATCTGGGCTTTACAGTACCTCAAAGCGAGCTTGAGAATGCCAAACGTCTTATGGAGAGTTTTGATCATGATATTGGCGGGATGGATTATGATGAACATGTCTGCAAAGTCTCGGTAGTAGGTGTCGGTATGAAATCACATTCAGGCGTAGCGGCAACGGCTTTCAAGGCACTTGCAGCGAACAATATCAATATACAGATGATCTCCACGTCAGAGATCAAGGTATCGATGATTATAGATGAAAAATATGGTGAACTTGCGATCCGTACGCTTCATGAAGCCTATGAGCTTGATAAGTAG
- a CDS encoding RNA pyrophosphohydrolase, whose translation MQNKKRYRPNVAAVILSSKYPEKCEFFVAHRSDIKNAWQFPQGGIDEGETPREALHRELLEEIGCNDVEILGEFPEWITYDFPSVARGKCYPYDGQTQKYFLVRLKEEAKIDLQAFEIPEFEEYEFVEYEELFRKVTYFKRKVYRRVIDYFIQEGLI comes from the coding sequence ATGCAAAATAAAAAGCGTTATCGCCCAAATGTTGCAGCTGTCATACTCTCTTCAAAGTATCCGGAAAAGTGTGAATTTTTTGTTGCTCACAGAAGCGATATTAAAAATGCATGGCAATTCCCGCAAGGGGGTATTGATGAAGGTGAGACTCCAAGGGAGGCGCTGCATCGAGAATTGTTAGAAGAGATCGGCTGTAACGATGTAGAGATTCTGGGGGAATTCCCGGAGTGGATCACCTATGATTTTCCAAGTGTGGCAAGGGGAAAATGCTATCCTTATGACGGACAGACACAGAAGTATTTTCTGGTCCGTCTCAAAGAAGAGGCCAAGATCGATCTACAAGCATTCGAGATACCGGAATTTGAAGAGTATGAATTTGTAGAGTATGAAGAGCTGTTCAGGAAAGTGACCTATTTTAAACGAAAAGTTTACCGCAGAGTGATTGATTATTTTATTCAGGAAGGATTGATTTAG